The genomic DNA ATCTGCACAACCGGGCTCCGCAAGAGGTCAAGAAACTGAAAGCCGAATGGACTGCCCAGGGCTATATGTTGCACTGGCAGGCGGAACAGAGCAAGACCAATCCCGAATTGGCAAGCTATTTCGTCATTTACCGCTTCGAAAACAAGGAATCGGTCAATCTGGACGATCCTTCTAAGATCGTAGCGGTCACACGCGAGACGAACTATCTGCTACCCTACGACGACGGAAAGCGCAAATACCGTTATGTAGTCACAGCCGTAGATCGTTTCCATAATGAAAATCAAGGTAAAAGCAAAAAGGTAAAACTTTAAATTCAGCCACGGATGTCAGATTTTATCTGTCAGAAATATACAGACTGTTCTTCTTGCTCCCACTATCAGAAACAGATATTCAAATACCGTTCTTTCCCGAAAGGAATGATGATCCCGAAAGAACGGTGTTCACAAAATACGATCTATTTTCTGATATCCGGCTCCGTTCGGGTAACCAGCGACGAGCATCCGGATACGGTATTTCACGACGGGCAGTTCATCATGCAGCCGATCGGTTCACGTGTAGAGTTCCACATCCTGGAATCCACGGAATGCATCCTTTACCTGTTCGAGACTCCGCAAAACATTTGTACCGACCGTTTCAACAAAGGACTGGAACTGGCGAAAGAGTCTCCCATGCTCCCTATCGTCATGGATATGTGTTTCCCTTTGCGCCTTTTTATCAACGGGCTCAAAATGTACCTCAACAACGAACTCCTGTGTGTGGAATTCCTGAAAGCCAAGCAGACGGAGTTGTATTTCCTGCTCAACTGCTATTATACATTGAAAGAGATCGCCAATTTTTATGCACCTATATATAGGTATAGCCAAACATTCCGCTACTTTGTCATGCAAAATTACCTGAAAGCGAAAGATGTCGAGTCTTTTGCTCAATTAGGAGGATACAGCACTATCACCTTCCGGCGTTTATTCAAAGATACGTTCGGAGAGCCAGCTTACCAATGGATGACCAAAAAGAAATGCCTGGATATACAAAACGACCTGATAACCACGAATGCAAGCATATCCGAGATCTGCTATAAGTACGGTTTCGAATCCTTGTCTAACTTTTCCCATTTCTGCCGGGCCAACTTCGGCAAATCTCCACGCGCCATCCGCAACGAAAGAGACGAAAACGTGTAGAAATCAATCCATTTCATACATTCCAACCTTTTGATTAAAAAAGCAATTCATCCGGAATCTCCCACCCTCGCGGAACAACTAATCCGAAACATACCCTAAACTAACTCGGAAGTCATAGTAAACTAAATCAAGACATACAGTATATTATTTATATGTAGTACTACTTATCGCAAATAGGTAGCACTACATATCGTCTATAGGTAGTACTACATATAGGCAATAGATAGTGACTACCAACAGATACTTTACTATATGTTATGAATTAGTTCTTGGGGTGTTTTGATTTAGTTGATGGTATGAAACGGATTAATTTACCGGTCATCCCAGGCCGATCTCTCAGAGTGCCGCATATCGGAACCGACACCTATTTAAATATGTAAAATCTATATATTTATAAACAGAATCGATACTGAATACACATTCGGACAGATTTATTGCATATCTTTGTAGAATAAACTATTTAGTATTGGGGGTATATGAAATTTAAACTTATCACTCTGTTTATCATCCTTTGCCTAGGATTCACAAGCTGCTCCGAGAACGAGACTCCGGAACCCCGGACAACCCGCACCATATTAGTCTATATGATGGCCAATAACAGCCTCAACAGCTTCGCCTCGAAAAACATAGAAAGCATGATAGAAGGAGCAACCAGCAAAAATCTCAACGGAGGAAACCTGATCGTTTATTATGCTCCCGCCGGTTCGCCCCCGGAACTTCTCCGGATAAAAGAAGAAAACGGTGTTGTCAAGAAAATCCATCTGAAGGACTATGAAAAGCAGAATTCGGCTGATCCGGACGTGATGCGGAGCGTGATCGGCGAAGTGGTTTCACAATATCCGGCAGACAGTTACGGGTTGGTGTTATGGAGCCATGGGACAGCCTGGCTTCCTTCCGACTACCAGAATAAGCTGAAAGCGTTCGGACAGGACGGCAACAACTGGATGGAGATCGACGACCTGGCAAAGGGACTGCCAGATGATCTATTTGATTTTATCCTGTTCGATGCCTGCTACATGGCAAGCGTCGAATGCACTTATGAGCTTAGAAACAAAGCTGAATATATCTTAGCTTCTCCCA from Parabacteroides merdae ATCC 43184 includes the following:
- a CDS encoding AraC family transcriptional regulator: MSDFICQKYTDCSSCSHYQKQIFKYRSFPKGMMIPKERCSQNTIYFLISGSVRVTSDEHPDTVFHDGQFIMQPIGSRVEFHILESTECILYLFETPQNICTDRFNKGLELAKESPMLPIVMDMCFPLRLFINGLKMYLNNELLCVEFLKAKQTELYFLLNCYYTLKEIANFYAPIYRYSQTFRYFVMQNYLKAKDVESFAQLGGYSTITFRRLFKDTFGEPAYQWMTKKKCLDIQNDLITTNASISEICYKYGFESLSNFSHFCRANFGKSPRAIRNERDENV
- a CDS encoding clostripain-related cysteine peptidase, with the protein product MKFKLITLFIILCLGFTSCSENETPEPRTTRTILVYMMANNSLNSFASKNIESMIEGATSKNLNGGNLIVYYAPAGSPPELLRIKEENGVVKKIHLKDYEKQNSADPDVMRSVIGEVVSQYPADSYGLVLWSHGTAWLPSDYQNKLKAFGQDGNNWMEIDDLAKGLPDDLFDFILFDACYMASVECTYELRNKAEYILASPTETMADGWPYEEMMPQLFATDLQLEKVGETFYNHYLNNTYPYATVSLTKTSELDNLKSAIHDILADKTESDIYSLDPKNMQRLEYLYRSPGMLYDFNDYIKQLATAEQYDRFISCLDKAVVYKAHTPKSYYAAIGNALPIKSYCGLTIFVPQESLPKMLEWYKQRVGWYKAVYE